One Lytechinus variegatus isolate NC3 chromosome 11, Lvar_3.0, whole genome shotgun sequence DNA segment encodes these proteins:
- the LOC121424311 gene encoding putative hydroxypyruvate isomerase produces MPLKFAANISIMFTEISSFASRYAAAKTAGFRAVECVFPYDFSKNEIASARKQAGVDHVLMSSWPGDRTAGEFGLAALPGRQKEFQETFELSIDYCKALCCKRMHVMSGKIPAHEESQRSTLLSQMEDTLVENLKYAADRLKREDITAVIEPINDRYTIPNYFLTRQDQAVNIIKRVDRDNVKLQLDVYHVQLVHGDLTKIIKEYMPYVGHIQVSQAPGRNEPSLKGEIDYDYIFDVLEGTDYDGWIGAEYKPSTGNTEDSLAWFQRFR; encoded by the exons ATGCCTCTCAAATTTGCAGCTAACATTTCTATCATGTTCACAGAGATATCGAGCTTCGCCAGTCGTTATGCCGCGGCTAAAACAGCGGGATTTCGAGCTGTGGAATGTGTTTTTCCGTACGACTTTTCGAAAAACGAAATCGCATCAGCGAGGAAGCAAGCGGGAGTTGATCATGTTTTGATGTCCAGTTGGCCAg GTGATAGAACAGCGGGGGAGTTTGGCCTGGCTGCTCTCCCTGGAAGACAGAAAGAATTCCAGGAAACTTTTGAGCTTTCCATTGATTACTGCAAAGCTCTTTGTTGCAAGAG gatGCATGTTATGTCTGGAAAGATTCCAGCCCATGAGGAAAGTCAACGGTCAACCCTTCTCTCTCAAATGGAGGATACACTGGTGGAGAATTTGAAGTATGCAGCTGATAGACTGAAGAGG GAAGACATCACAGCTGTAATCGAGCCTATTAATGATAGATACACCATTCCAAACTACTTTCTAACAAGGCAAGACCAAG CGGTCAATATAATCAAGAGAGTTGACCGTGACAATGTGAAACTGCAGCTG GATGTGTACCATGTTCAACTCGTCCATGGTGATCTGACAAAGATCATCAAGGAATACATGCCTTATGTGG GTCACATCCAGGTATCACAAGCCCCTGGAAGAAATGAGCCCAGTCTTAAGGGAGAGATAGACTACGACTATATCTTTGATGTGCTCGAAGGGACGGATTACGATGGCTGGATTGGAGCAGAGTATAAGCCCTCTACAG GAAACACTGAAGACAGTCTAGCATGGTTTCAGAGATTCAGATGA